One Acropora palmata chromosome 2, jaAcrPala1.3, whole genome shotgun sequence genomic window, AAATCAAACTGATTTCTGGAACTGAGCGTCCAAATCTTGGTATCATGTCGCTCAAGCGACACGGATATGCGAACCGCTTCAGCAACATGAGCAACCCTTCCATTCCAGAAGCAACAGTCCCATTACTGCAGACGAAGTACTGTGGTATTTGTAGTGCCTCTGCCAGGAGAGGGAGTTCTGAGAGACCAAATCTAAACTCGGATTTGATTTCTGCAGATGACATGTCGTCCATTTGCTTCTCGATACAATCGTAGTTCCAGTACGGAAAGGGTGGATTTTTCCTGTTCAGCTCGGAAAACACGCAAAACATCTCATCTTCCTCGAGTATTTCATCATTAAAAAGCATAATCGCAGCTGCCAAGACATTTTTCTTCGTAAACATTGCAAACAAAAGCGGCGAAGTTGGAAACTCGTTGTTTCCGATCGTTGTTTACATTCTAAATTTGCAAATCACGACAGCAAACAACGAGTACAACTTTGGTAATTCCAGGCCCCGCGcggtcaaatctcgtactcgtagtcgtacTCGGAGtcgaatctaaaggtccctattaaGGAGTTTGAGAAGCAAGCACCACTTCGGCAGCGAAAATTCACtttcaaataaacatttgcacaAACGTGCTCATTTTGCGATTTTTATCTCGCTCGCTCGCAATTTCTAAATTGTTAATAAAGTACGCTACAAATGAACCGGAAGGAGTACAGTTGAAATCAATATTGACAAAGAGCGATTttctgttgtgtgttcacgttgttgtCGAAACGTTAAATTTAGAAACTGAATTTCACGTATTTGTTTGACAGACTATTCGGAAAAGAAATGTGCTTAAGTGCGTGCCACaagtgcagcacgattatttttccccattcaaccaatcagaccaTTGTTTCctcacgttgtcgttgccgttgaaGTCGTTGCTTAAACTCTTGATTCAGGTAATTGTAATAGCAATCTCTTTTGATTTTACGCTGTCTCAACATCATTGGTTTGGCATATTCTCGTGATCGAAATTTAGAACTTTTTCGATGAATTTGACCCTAGtaaattttgctttgcttgCGCTTAGCTCAACGCCAAaagaatttctttgtttccttttcttattGGTAACTTAAGCTCAGGCATTTCGATACAACAACAGACCTGTCATTGATCCGTTAGGCACAACTGCATAGgggctgaaaaagaaagaaaaggaaacatgaaaaatattacTAACGGTAAAAAGcaaccttgattgaaaaagataatctgggtgattggagtcctgagaggGACTGTTGTTTGCGACTGACTTTTccacaacctgtgcggaagcaaTCTTcagactctgaagatggcttccgcacaggttgtcgaaacgtcagtcagaaacaacagtccttctctggactccaatcacccagattatctttttcaatcaaggtatgtaactgttactcctgggttcgaACCATTTTGCTATTTGGGAAGGAACATGTAAGTAATAGATTAAGGAATTTTGTCTTCAGAAATTAGGAGGTGGTGGGGTACGGCAAGTGAGGAGAATTATGTGTACTAATTTCATCTTCatagatgaaagaaaatggtaCAGAAGGGATGGTGAGCACAATTCTGCACACAGCTATCTGCGTGATTCACCATGGATGCTAAAGAAAGTCAGTTTGGTAGTAAAATACATTCCGGGAATGACTCAACATGTCGTACCTTAAATGGGCGAAATCTGACGTTTGATCTGAAGTGTCCGtctgcaaaacaaagaaaatgcaatGAACAGAAAAAACGCATGATACCGGCACTTGGCCTAATGAAACTCAGAGTTTGAGCGAAATGCACGCCCATAGCCAAGGCACGCGCGACGCGCGGGGAGCGCCAAATTCTCGCGTGTGCGTGTGTATTGGGTCCGCTCTATTGTCTTACGCCGAACTTGGAGGCAAGGTGATGATTTTCAACGGAAGTTTTAAGCCCACTTTTTGCTTATGAGTTCCCAATAAGCAAAGTTTT contains:
- the LOC141867267 gene encoding uncharacterized protein LOC141867267; the encoded protein is MFTKKNVLAAAIMLFNDEILEEDEMFCVFSELNRKNPPFPYWNYDCIEKQMDDMSSAEIKSEFRFGLSELPLLAEALQIPQYFVCSNGTVASGMEGLLMLLKRFAYPCRLSDMIPRFGRSVPEISLILAEVTDHIYRTNGHLLQDLNQPWLEPQQLESFARAIHQRGAALSNCWGFVDGTVRPICRPGEHQRIMYNGHKRVHGIKFQSVVAPNGLIANLYGPVGKIS